A window of Corallococcus macrosporus DSM 14697 contains these coding sequences:
- the yidD gene encoding membrane protein insertion efficiency factor YidD, which produces MSSVPPWEGNSYSALALHPPRARQSGEALAVEASRFPWWLNPLAWLAVGLILVYRRAVPAAWKRQCIYTPTCSRYGLRAIQKYGLFRGALRTWGRIRRCNGVLYLGGQDAP; this is translated from the coding sequence ATGAGCTCGGTGCCCCCATGGGAGGGGAATTCGTACTCCGCGTTGGCGCTCCATCCGCCGCGAGCGCGCCAGTCTGGAGAGGCCCTGGCCGTGGAGGCGTCACGGTTCCCGTGGTGGCTCAATCCACTGGCCTGGCTCGCCGTCGGGCTCATCCTCGTCTATCGGCGAGCCGTGCCGGCGGCCTGGAAGCGTCAGTGCATCTACACACCGACGTGCTCACGCTACGGTTTGCGGGCCATCCAGAAGTACGGCCTCTTTCGAGGCGCCCTTCGGACGTGGGGCCGCATCCGGCGCTGCAACGGCGTGCTGTACCTGGGCGGGCAGGACGCGCCGTAG
- a CDS encoding arylsulfatase, translating into MSLKEYPPGTSFPGVIGRTDEESSPAWPAPLRAKPGAPNVLFIVLDDTGFGQLGCYGSPIRTPNLDRLAKGGLLYNNMHTTALCSPTRSCILTGRNHHSNGMAAITEISVGYPGRNGSIPFENGFLSEMLAGHGYNTYCVGKWHLTPAEQTSAAGPYSRWPLGRGFERYYGFLGGDTHQYYPDLVHDNHQVRPPKTPEEGYHLTEDLVDRAIGFIADAKQVAPDKPFFLYFCTGAMHAPHHVPREWADRYKGQFDDGWDAYREKVFQRQLATGVVPPGTQLSRHDPDVQAWAGLSPEERRLYARMMEVFAGFLEHTDHHIGRLIQSLEDSGELENTLIMVISDNGASPEGGLHGSVNELKFFNNTPESLEQNLEAMDDLGGPRHFNHYPWGWAWAGNTPFKRWKRETYRGGTTDPFIVHWPRGLQARGEVRSQYCHAIDMVPTVLDCLGIEAPTEIRGVTQSPIEGVSFKHTFHDADAESRHHTQYFEMFSHRALYHDGWRAVCPFPGPSFTESKEQFGTLKLTEAKLRELDTEGWELYHVAEDCSETRNVAARERDKLIELIARWYVEAGRYDVFPLITPSRELFAVERPQLTRERERYVYWPNTSPAPENVAVHVLNRAHAITTRVEVEDGVEGVLLCHGGLTGGYSLFIKDRRLHYVYNFVGEKEFHLESAVDVPRGPVELRFEFQPMGAPDLPAGLGSPGLGRLFINGDLVAQRDISETMPLIISLGEGLTCGRDENSPVSQQYQPPFAFKGGTLTEVVVDVSGEHIHDPVTETNTVMARQ; encoded by the coding sequence ATGTCGCTCAAGGAATACCCGCCTGGAACCTCGTTCCCCGGCGTCATCGGCCGGACGGATGAGGAGTCCTCGCCTGCCTGGCCCGCGCCGCTGCGCGCGAAGCCCGGGGCACCCAACGTCCTCTTCATCGTCCTGGACGACACTGGCTTCGGCCAGCTCGGCTGTTATGGCTCGCCCATCCGCACGCCGAACCTGGACCGGCTGGCGAAGGGCGGGCTGCTCTACAACAACATGCACACCACCGCGCTCTGCTCGCCCACGCGCTCGTGCATCCTCACCGGCCGCAACCACCACTCCAATGGCATGGCGGCCATCACCGAAATCTCCGTGGGCTACCCTGGCCGCAACGGCAGCATCCCCTTCGAGAACGGCTTCCTGTCGGAGATGCTGGCGGGGCACGGCTACAACACGTACTGCGTGGGCAAGTGGCACCTCACGCCCGCGGAGCAGACGAGCGCCGCCGGACCCTACTCGCGCTGGCCGCTGGGGCGCGGCTTCGAGCGCTACTACGGCTTCCTCGGCGGCGACACGCACCAGTACTACCCGGACCTCGTGCACGACAACCACCAGGTCCGGCCGCCGAAGACTCCAGAGGAGGGCTACCACCTGACGGAGGACCTGGTGGACCGCGCCATCGGCTTCATCGCTGACGCGAAGCAGGTGGCGCCCGACAAGCCCTTCTTCCTCTACTTCTGCACCGGCGCCATGCACGCGCCCCACCATGTCCCGCGCGAGTGGGCGGACCGCTACAAGGGCCAGTTCGACGACGGCTGGGACGCCTACCGCGAGAAGGTCTTCCAGCGGCAGCTCGCCACGGGCGTGGTGCCTCCGGGCACCCAACTGTCCCGCCACGACCCGGACGTGCAGGCGTGGGCCGGCCTGTCGCCCGAGGAGCGGCGGCTCTATGCGCGGATGATGGAGGTGTTCGCGGGCTTCCTGGAGCACACGGACCACCACATCGGCCGGCTCATCCAGTCACTGGAGGACAGCGGCGAGCTGGAGAACACGCTCATCATGGTCATCTCCGACAATGGCGCCAGCCCGGAGGGCGGCCTGCACGGCTCCGTCAACGAGCTGAAGTTCTTCAACAACACGCCGGAGTCGCTGGAGCAGAACCTGGAGGCGATGGACGACCTGGGCGGCCCCCGCCACTTCAACCACTACCCCTGGGGCTGGGCCTGGGCGGGCAACACGCCCTTCAAGCGGTGGAAGCGCGAGACGTACCGGGGCGGCACCACCGACCCGTTCATCGTCCACTGGCCTCGCGGCCTCCAGGCGCGGGGCGAGGTCCGCTCACAGTACTGCCACGCCATCGACATGGTGCCCACGGTGCTGGACTGCCTGGGCATCGAGGCGCCCACGGAGATTCGCGGCGTCACGCAGTCGCCCATCGAAGGCGTCAGCTTCAAGCACACCTTCCATGACGCGGACGCGGAGAGCCGGCACCACACGCAGTACTTCGAGATGTTCAGCCACCGGGCGCTGTACCACGACGGGTGGCGCGCGGTGTGTCCGTTCCCGGGGCCCTCCTTCACGGAGTCGAAGGAGCAGTTCGGCACGCTGAAGCTGACCGAGGCGAAGCTGCGCGAGCTCGATACGGAGGGCTGGGAGCTGTACCACGTGGCGGAGGACTGCTCGGAGACGCGCAACGTGGCCGCGCGGGAGCGCGACAAGCTCATCGAGCTGATTGCCCGCTGGTACGTCGAGGCGGGCCGCTACGACGTATTCCCCCTGATAACGCCGTCCCGCGAGCTCTTCGCCGTGGAGCGCCCGCAGCTCACCCGGGAGCGGGAGCGCTACGTCTACTGGCCCAACACCTCACCCGCGCCGGAGAACGTGGCGGTGCACGTCCTCAACCGCGCCCACGCCATCACCACGCGCGTGGAGGTGGAGGACGGCGTGGAGGGCGTGCTGCTGTGCCACGGCGGCTTGACGGGCGGGTACTCGCTGTTCATCAAGGACCGCAGGCTGCACTACGTCTACAACTTCGTGGGCGAGAAGGAGTTCCACCTGGAGTCCGCCGTGGACGTGCCGCGGGGCCCCGTGGAGCTGCGCTTCGAGTTCCAGCCCATGGGGGCGCCCGACCTGCCCGCAGGACTGGGCTCGCCAGGACTGGGGCGCCTGTTCATCAATGGCGACCTGGTGGCCCAGCGCGACATCTCGGAGACCATGCCGCTGATCATCAGCCTGGGGGAGGGGCTGACGTGTGGACGTGACGAGAACTCGCCGGTGAGTCAGCAGTACCAGCCGCCCTTCGCGTTCAAGGGCGGGACGCTGACGGAGGTGGTGGTGGACGTGTCTGGCGAGCACATCCATGACCCGGTGACGGAGACGAACACGGTCATGGCGCGGCAGTAG
- a CDS encoding DUF6209 family protein: protein MSNRIGRSTFVPPTPTPAATAQERERAGRATAQGTPAAKAHVDQFETRGGARKASLLTGTSAQAARAELPPSKAADLQPRVHAATGYAAHFGANGQRGGTAFVDGQGSVALPPGSGRGPSFHAEAGKPLTVTLDPSRVMKSTEKLELVWRTVPGGTETAIPLSDGTRDPATGKLNTIPATFELPQDAFGLVRMSIRTTDASGRVSNQWDPSYDAAVAPPEAATVVFSDDWKTTVEGSLRAGDTLKLAYDKDRLAELIGKTPSDVVASVSFNGEPPIDVPLTVTPDAEGKPGAMFMPSLKIPLEATQMSLWFKGQGEGATGWDSSFGKNFQFDIGTARDDADPGWKAEMLRSKSFPNLTEEKFVGIGPSTQRYNCIAWTLGVRDEWVWPGTKVEDFDKLYADQGFKPLDTVDLSHDPNLEKVVIYGLEPRSGTGPLEVTHGALMDEQGRFTSKIGTQPLIRHNSADDLSGPSYGEPVRVYVRPRQPPVNAS from the coding sequence ATGTCGAACCGCATCGGCCGGTCCACCTTCGTCCCCCCCACCCCGACGCCCGCGGCCACCGCCCAGGAGCGTGAGCGCGCCGGACGCGCCACCGCACAGGGAACGCCCGCGGCGAAGGCCCACGTCGACCAGTTCGAGACGCGCGGCGGCGCCCGGAAGGCCTCCCTGCTGACGGGGACGAGCGCCCAGGCGGCCCGCGCGGAGCTGCCGCCGTCGAAGGCCGCGGACCTCCAGCCGCGGGTCCACGCGGCCACGGGCTACGCGGCGCACTTCGGCGCCAACGGCCAGCGCGGTGGAACGGCCTTCGTGGACGGCCAGGGCAGCGTCGCGCTTCCTCCGGGCAGCGGACGCGGGCCTTCCTTCCACGCCGAGGCCGGCAAGCCGCTGACGGTGACGCTCGACCCGTCGCGCGTCATGAAGTCCACGGAGAAGCTGGAGCTGGTGTGGCGCACGGTGCCGGGCGGCACCGAGACGGCCATCCCCCTCTCCGACGGCACCCGGGACCCGGCCACCGGCAAGCTGAACACGATTCCGGCGACCTTCGAGCTGCCCCAGGACGCCTTCGGCCTGGTGCGCATGTCCATCCGGACCACCGACGCGAGCGGCCGGGTCAGCAACCAGTGGGACCCCAGCTACGACGCCGCGGTGGCGCCGCCGGAAGCGGCCACGGTGGTCTTCTCGGATGACTGGAAGACGACGGTGGAGGGCTCGCTGCGCGCGGGCGACACGCTGAAGCTCGCCTACGACAAGGACCGGCTCGCCGAGCTCATCGGCAAGACGCCCTCGGACGTGGTGGCCTCCGTGTCCTTCAACGGCGAGCCGCCCATCGACGTGCCGCTCACCGTGACGCCGGACGCGGAGGGCAAGCCGGGCGCGATGTTCATGCCGTCCCTCAAGATTCCCCTGGAGGCGACGCAGATGTCGCTCTGGTTCAAGGGCCAGGGCGAAGGCGCCACGGGCTGGGACTCGTCCTTCGGGAAGAACTTCCAGTTCGACATCGGCACCGCGCGCGACGACGCGGACCCGGGCTGGAAGGCGGAGATGCTCCGCAGCAAGAGCTTCCCCAACCTCACCGAGGAGAAGTTCGTGGGCATCGGCCCCTCCACGCAGCGCTACAACTGCATCGCCTGGACGCTGGGCGTCCGCGACGAATGGGTGTGGCCGGGCACGAAGGTGGAGGACTTCGACAAGCTGTACGCGGACCAGGGCTTCAAGCCCCTGGACACCGTGGACCTCAGCCACGACCCGAACCTGGAGAAGGTCGTCATCTACGGCCTCGAGCCGAGGAGCGGCACGGGCCCGCTCGAGGTGACGCACGGTGCGCTGATGGACGAGCAGGGCCGCTTCACGAGCAAGATTGGTACCCAGCCCCTCATCCGGCACAACAGCGCTGACGACCTCAGCGGTCCTTCGTATGGTGAGCCGGTGCGCGTCTATGTGCGCCCCCGTCAGCCCCCGGTGAATGCCTCATGA
- a CDS encoding NAD(P)/FAD-dependent oxidoreductase — protein sequence MELTRRELVAAFLGSAVAASACRKARPRARVPGAVVDKAVEVGHQLRGGPLPRADLVEPVEVLVVGAGVAGLSAAWRLAGAGVRGVRVLELEAEPGGTSRSGRNAVTAYPWGAHYLPAPLEDRGPVVRLLRELGAVAGVDDAGRPHYEESLLIHEPEERFFYRGHWYEGLYLHAGASAEDLQELRRFEARMNGFAAARDAKGRRAFAVPSGLSSDDAEWTALDALSMAAWLAREGFRSPRLKWVVDYACRDDFGTTAEHVSAWAGIWYFTARQDGNGERSEGYLSWPEGNGRLVRQLVSALPHGAVERNVLVHTVAPVEGGCRVDALEAGTGRPRAFLAKQVVLACPRFIAAHVVAPWRRERPAWLGSFTYGPWVVANLTLSSPPRSRGFPLAWDNVFYESRSLGYVVATHQTLRQDEQGPTVLTWYLPMDGADVKAEREKALSASYADWEALVMADMLPAHPGIAEQARRLEVQRWGHAMVRPSPGFMWGAAKQAAAESLGRSLHFAHSDLGGMGLFEEANWFGVRAAERVLAELGRREASWL from the coding sequence GTGGAACTGACGCGGCGGGAGCTGGTCGCCGCGTTCCTGGGTTCCGCGGTGGCCGCCAGCGCGTGCCGCAAGGCGCGTCCGCGAGCGCGGGTGCCGGGCGCGGTGGTGGACAAGGCGGTGGAGGTGGGGCACCAGCTTCGCGGCGGGCCGCTGCCTCGCGCGGACCTCGTGGAGCCCGTGGAGGTGCTGGTGGTGGGCGCGGGCGTGGCGGGCCTGTCCGCGGCCTGGCGGCTGGCGGGCGCGGGCGTGCGAGGCGTGCGCGTGCTGGAGCTGGAGGCGGAGCCCGGCGGCACGTCCCGCTCCGGGCGCAACGCCGTCACCGCGTACCCGTGGGGCGCGCACTACCTGCCGGCGCCGCTGGAGGACCGGGGCCCTGTCGTCCGGCTGCTGCGGGAGCTGGGCGCCGTGGCCGGCGTGGATGACGCGGGCCGGCCACACTATGAGGAGTCGCTGCTCATCCACGAGCCGGAGGAGCGCTTCTTCTACCGGGGCCACTGGTACGAAGGGCTCTACCTGCACGCGGGCGCCAGCGCGGAGGACCTGCAGGAGCTGCGGCGCTTCGAGGCGCGGATGAACGGCTTCGCCGCCGCGCGGGACGCGAAGGGGCGCAGGGCCTTCGCGGTGCCCTCCGGCCTGTCCAGCGACGACGCGGAGTGGACGGCGCTGGACGCGCTGAGCATGGCGGCGTGGCTTGCGCGCGAGGGCTTTCGTTCGCCGCGGCTGAAGTGGGTGGTGGACTACGCGTGCCGCGACGACTTCGGCACCACCGCCGAGCACGTCTCCGCCTGGGCCGGCATCTGGTACTTCACCGCGCGGCAGGACGGGAACGGGGAGCGCAGCGAGGGCTACCTGAGCTGGCCCGAAGGCAACGGCCGGCTGGTGCGGCAGTTGGTGTCCGCGCTGCCGCACGGCGCGGTGGAGCGCAACGTGCTGGTGCACACCGTGGCGCCTGTGGAGGGGGGCTGCCGCGTGGACGCGCTGGAGGCGGGCACGGGCAGGCCCCGGGCCTTCCTGGCGAAGCAGGTGGTGCTGGCGTGCCCGCGCTTCATCGCGGCGCACGTGGTGGCGCCGTGGCGGCGCGAGCGGCCGGCCTGGCTGGGAAGCTTCACGTATGGGCCGTGGGTGGTGGCGAACCTGACGCTGTCCTCGCCGCCGCGCTCGCGGGGCTTCCCGCTGGCCTGGGACAACGTCTTCTATGAGAGCCGCAGCCTGGGCTACGTGGTGGCCACGCACCAGACGCTGCGCCAGGACGAGCAGGGCCCCACGGTGCTCACCTGGTACCTGCCCATGGACGGCGCGGACGTGAAGGCGGAGCGGGAGAAGGCGCTGTCGGCCAGCTACGCGGACTGGGAGGCGCTGGTGATGGCGGACATGCTGCCCGCGCACCCGGGCATCGCCGAACAGGCGCGGCGGCTGGAGGTCCAGCGCTGGGGCCACGCCATGGTGCGGCCGTCGCCGGGCTTCATGTGGGGTGCGGCGAAGCAGGCCGCGGCGGAGAGCCTGGGGCGCTCGCTGCACTTCGCGCACTCCGATTTGGGCGGCATGGGCCTCTTCGAGGAGGCGAACTGGTTCGGCGTGCGGGCCGCGGAGCGCGTGCTGGCGGAGCTGGGCCGGCGCGAGGCGAGCTGGCTCTAG
- a CDS encoding DUF4390 domain-containing protein, translated as MGRRLGTALVAVASLYASTVHAEEPRATCTATLSGRRVMVRSEAFDFVSPELDRLVRLGMAGKLEVELTLWRRNTVWFDARVETARVTQVLAFSNGAYVLDGRPLPEGPSALTLERVAWSLEERPEPDARYQVRINVRLHVVTAASLGRVAAWLTQGKQAPDEEGATLTGSVLLRSVAEDLVRGADARCDVTWPP; from the coding sequence GTGGGACGCAGGCTCGGCACGGCGCTCGTCGCCGTGGCGAGCCTGTACGCGTCCACCGTCCATGCAGAGGAGCCGCGCGCCACCTGCACCGCCACCCTGTCCGGACGGCGCGTCATGGTCCGCTCCGAGGCCTTCGACTTCGTCTCCCCCGAACTGGACCGGCTGGTGCGGCTGGGCATGGCGGGGAAGCTGGAGGTGGAGCTGACGCTCTGGCGGCGCAACACCGTCTGGTTCGACGCGAGGGTGGAGACGGCGCGAGTGACGCAGGTGCTCGCGTTCTCCAACGGAGCCTACGTGCTGGATGGGCGCCCGCTGCCCGAAGGCCCGTCCGCGCTGACCCTGGAGCGCGTGGCGTGGTCCCTGGAGGAAAGGCCTGAACCGGACGCGCGCTACCAGGTGCGCATCAACGTCCGGCTGCACGTGGTGACCGCCGCGAGCCTGGGCCGCGTGGCCGCGTGGCTCACCCAGGGCAAGCAGGCGCCTGACGAGGAAGGCGCCACGCTCACGGGCTCCGTGCTGCTGCGCTCGGTGGCCGAGGACCTCGTCCGCGGCGCCGATGCGCGCTGTGACGTCACCTGGCCGCCCTGA